A section of the Desulfobacterales bacterium genome encodes:
- a CDS encoding DUF1566 domain-containing protein has protein sequence MDEKLLIELLIGSNKSLRRLSKAIRINFQFWMLIERINSIPEIQKLSYGEERNLYKYIAHKSHIHEMKVDLSIFFGNSFKSYFFYPRLLLFRKKGYFFLRSSFNSRYYASIILLKNNLSDKIALTLGFINPLMLDKNYVIFAELTSLLDKYKSVFEDKKFKGRVYGINLLTLTIITYTLKISNCFRIKSNNKTGYISFNKGSLISAELLGLKGAKAASEIFSWDDPEIETAKPIWKKNRNIIGRIDTIVIEGLRKKTRHTSVIDNLIFQKKEEKKKRLLNITASIFLVFVLSWIGTAVYFQKKETIQIQQEYTTMIEQIKDVSDLELKKNTIEIFLRNHDTKNKFLVNAQKELDKINTLIIEDEYKKVILSTDRELYENFLEKYPKSAYANIIRKNLFEIIDYEKLIKISQDKYSEKIKKCKKYLRDYPNGEFIDKVNNLLSITAKNYYNYIKKQSITCDEKEKWEYCLSLCAIFLRDLKSHPLCDKVTDLRAEIRQKKEFFILKKRAEQKGTDYEEAKKIYLQYLSSNHNSPFYDKIMEEIKTIELKSLEYEKKKIKSVSDKNGNLADKPNANIKSANKDINGIEVQKHKDIEYMTDALNKKMNFIKQRINHTNGRFRDNGDGTIIDTQTGLMWCMLDSYNTLGKCHDYNSAKKYVANLKTGGYKDWRIPRVSELSLIYKNKPYYPSSGATWYWSSEIFTQGWKTYSHIVNISNKGIYENDRADINEDCGFVHAVRP, from the coding sequence GTGGATGAAAAATTACTCATTGAACTTTTAATTGGTAGCAATAAAAGTTTAAGACGTTTATCTAAAGCTATTAGGATTAATTTTCAATTCTGGATGCTTATAGAAAGGATTAATTCAATTCCAGAAATCCAAAAGCTTTCTTATGGAGAAGAGCGTAATTTATATAAGTATATCGCTCATAAAAGCCATATACATGAAATGAAAGTTGATCTATCAATTTTTTTTGGAAATTCTTTTAAATCTTATTTTTTTTATCCGAGGTTGTTGCTCTTCCGTAAAAAAGGTTATTTTTTTTTGAGGTCGAGTTTTAATAGCAGGTATTATGCTTCTATTATTCTATTAAAAAATAATTTATCAGATAAAATAGCATTAACTCTTGGATTTATAAATCCTTTAATGTTAGATAAAAATTATGTAATTTTTGCAGAGCTTACATCTTTATTGGACAAATATAAAAGTGTATTTGAGGATAAAAAATTTAAAGGAAGAGTGTATGGTATTAACTTGCTAACGCTTACTATAATAACGTACACATTAAAAATTTCTAATTGTTTTAGAATAAAATCAAATAACAAAACAGGGTATATTTCTTTTAACAAAGGAAGCTTAATATCTGCTGAGCTTTTAGGGCTAAAAGGCGCAAAAGCCGCTTCTGAAATATTCAGTTGGGATGATCCAGAAATTGAGACTGCAAAACCAATTTGGAAAAAAAACCGTAATATAATAGGCAGGATCGATACAATCGTAATTGAAGGTTTAAGGAAAAAGACTAGGCATACATCAGTAATTGATAACTTGATATTTCAAAAAAAAGAAGAAAAAAAAAAACGATTGCTAAACATAACTGCATCAATATTTTTAGTGTTCGTATTATCATGGATAGGAACTGCTGTTTATTTCCAAAAAAAAGAAACTATCCAGATACAACAAGAATATACGACTATGATCGAACAAATTAAAGATGTTTCTGATTTAGAACTTAAAAAAAATACGATAGAAATTTTTTTGCGTAATCACGACACAAAAAATAAGTTTTTAGTTAATGCCCAGAAGGAATTAGATAAAATTAATACACTCATAATTGAAGATGAGTATAAAAAAGTTATTTTGAGTACGGATAGAGAATTGTATGAAAATTTTTTAGAAAAATATCCAAAAAGTGCTTATGCAAATATAATAAGAAAAAATTTGTTTGAAATTATTGATTACGAAAAGCTAATAAAAATTTCTCAGGATAAATACAGCGAAAAAATTAAAAAGTGCAAAAAATATTTAAGAGACTATCCGAACGGGGAATTTATAGATAAAGTTAACAATTTATTATCAATAACAGCTAAAAATTATTATAACTACATCAAAAAACAATCAATTACATGTGATGAAAAAGAGAAATGGGAATATTGTTTAAGCCTTTGCGCCATTTTTTTAAGAGATTTAAAATCTCACCCTTTATGCGATAAGGTAACTGACTTAAGAGCTGAAATCAGGCAAAAAAAAGAATTTTTTATCTTAAAAAAAAGAGCGGAACAAAAAGGTACAGATTATGAAGAAGCTAAAAAAATTTATCTCCAATATTTATCGTCAAATCATAATAGTCCTTTTTACGATAAAATAATGGAAGAAATAAAAACAATAGAATTAAAATCATTGGAATATGAAAAAAAGAAAATAAAATCTGTGAGTGATAAAAATGGAAATTTAGCAGATAAGCCTAACGCAAATATTAAATCGGCTAATAAAGATATTAATGGTATTGAGGTTCAAAAACATAAAGATATTGAATATATGACGGATGCTTTAAATAAAAAAATGAATTTTATAAAGCAACGTATAAATCATACAAATGGAAGATTTAGAGATAATGGAGATGGAACTATTATCGATACTCAAACAGGACTTATGTGGTGTATGCTTGATTCTTATAATACTCTTGGTAAATGTCATGATTATAATTCAGCAAAAAAATATGTAGCAAATTTAAAAACAGGAGGATATAAAGACTGGAGGATTCCCCGCGTAAGTGAACTATCACTCATTTATAAAAATAAGCCATATTACCCATCAAGCGGCGCTACATGGTATTGGAGTTCTGAAATTTTTACACAAGGTTGGAAGACATATTCACATATAGTAAATATTTCCAATAAAGGAATATATGAAAACGATAGGGCAGATATCAACGAAGATTGCGGATTTGTCCATGCGGTAAGACCTTAA